From Capsicum annuum cultivar UCD-10X-F1 unplaced genomic scaffold, UCD10Xv1.1 ctg81144, whole genome shotgun sequence:
ATGATCACCGCGTGCTTATTGAAAGGATGagaatttttgcataattttgacttatgtttttggAATATGAAATCTCTTACACTATATGCATGCTTGGGTGGTCTggactatgttttaatgaaagatcatgcttaatacTATATGGCTCGGAAAACATgccttgtaagtcttggtatgacgataccaaatcagataatgccataacagacacaaaTTAATATAGAAAACAGACTTTATGAGACTTTCGTGATTTAGAAGTTCAAAATGATAtgtgttcagaaaaggctaaaaatgagaataaagagatgttaggtggttacccgaagaaggcacgagttcagacaaaTCATTGatcaaaaccgtgatttgccgatctgggtatattattatacgctagcctagtgccctgtggcatatcagactcagacactccaacccgcggcacacttgggttgggggcttccccgccgagtcaatgatggattccatatagcccgtagaatatcagacttgtaggagagtgtcacctaactcagaagtaacacaaagatcaaaaattattttgacaatAATGTTTGATGATTATCAAAatggtgcccatgtgttttgaaactaTTATATgcatgataacaacaacaacaacaacaaacccagtgtattcccacacagtggggtctggggaaagtaaaatgtatgcagtccataccactacctccggagaggtagcaaagctgtttccgatagacccccggctcaggacaaagaataataagtaaattcataataaagcatgaaacacaCTGGAACAATAAAAATAAGGCACCCATACAGTAGAACCCtatactaacaaaccaaaggcacCCTCACCCACAATACCCCCACCTCAAAGCTCTCCTAGCTTCCGACTACGGCCCACCCGTAggcactaaccttctactcttatccgcgtcctccacacctctctatctaaggtcatgtcctctgtaagctgtaactactccatgtcccgcctaatcacttccctccaatatttcttcggcctacccctacctcgCCTGAAACCATCTAAAGCCAGTCTCAAAAAAGTATGTCACGCCTAGTGGGACTCGAACCCACAATCGCTTGATTAGAAGTCAAGCGCCTAATATGCATGATGTTCTGGTAAATTGCTCTCATCTACTTTATACTTATAAACACATCATTTTGGATTTTATCGCataccagtacaactgtattgactccctaccttccaggttctgaggcacaatctaggggtcctgataagcagtagatttcatcagacaaaagtgcagagttcagttggtgagccttctatatatcagaaggcctatttattttcagacatttatcATTAGTCATGGTTTTGGTCtacttggggccttgtcccagttttcagacagctgttattagtcatgtagtagagatttcgcagacaatTTTCAGATGTTGTTAGTTGGTATTGGATTTCGTTCCTCATCGTTGAACTAATTTCAGACTTATGACCAAGATTCCGTTTCGTTATATATTTTCtgcatttccttatttttatatgaatagtgtatatgattacaagttataAGAACTCTCGGGCCTTTATGATTCGGGATGctctcgtcacggccagggcctcggttcgggttgTGACAGAAAGGTCCTGAAGTGCAGGAAACTCTCCGTTCCCTAGTACGTGCCACTGCTTCCACTCAGGCATCTTTGCAATTTCAAGCTTCTCAAGAGAGTTAAAAGGCTTTTTGGAGGACGGACTACCATAGAATTCTTCCGTCACCTCTGTTATTCAATGCATCTCACTAATGGA
This genomic window contains:
- the LOC124895297 gene encoding putative disease resistance RPP13-like protein 1 produces the protein MREKNHVEKLSSEWSGSDADNSQAERDILDELRPHKKIKELEISGYRGMQFPNWLADHSFLKLLVTEEFYGSPSSKKPFNSLEKLEIAKMPEWKQWHVLGNGEFPALQDLSVTTRTEALAVTRASRIIKAREFL